In Lolium rigidum isolate FL_2022 chromosome 3, APGP_CSIRO_Lrig_0.1, whole genome shotgun sequence, the genomic window GGGGACATCTCGGAGGTGCCGCCATGCCATGGCCTTAGAAGCTTCTCGGCCAACAATGTAACCATTTGGGGGAAGCTCCCGTTGTACTTCGGCAACGCAACACTTTTCCCGTCCCTCGAGAGACTCTCGCTCGCCAGGAACCTGCTCGAGGGTGTGATACCTCCATACTTCGGCAAGAACAGCAACATCAAGTTCCTCGACATCAGCGGCCAGATCAATGATGGCTACACCTTCAAGTTCACCGGGCATCTAGATTTCGTCTCGGGCATGACTGGACTCGAGGAGATCCATGTGGCTGGCAATGCATTCTTCGGGGTACTGCCAGACGTCTCCGGGCTTGCCAATCTCAAGGTGTTTGATGCCGCCGACAACCAGTTGTGCGGTCCGGTCAAGTTTCCGTCCGGTGTGGCGGTGGATGTAAACGGAAACCCCAAAATTGGCCAGAGCTGCACATAGGCCATCGTGCCATTGTCGTTTTTTTCTTAATTTACCATGAGTCGTTTTATTTTCGACCACTTTACTTAGATTTCAGGGGTCAGCACAAGAAAATGGAATCAAGAGAAAGGGACATTTTTTTTGGAAGAAAAAGAATTGTCTATTGTTGATTCTAGCTTGCCGATTTTCAATTGGCGCAGACACTTTTTGGCCATTAAGAAATGTGCCGCTAGTTTCAGTTTCAATTGTCATTCCAGGCGCACCTCACCAAACAAAACAAGAGATTTTAAGACTGAAGTAATAAGGGATTGTAAGACTGAAGATAGAGACCACAAACTGAAGACTGACATAAGAGACAAGGGAGAAGAAAGAAATAAAATacaaagagaaacaaaacaagagATTTTAAGATGAAGCAATAAGGGATTGTAAGACTGAAGATAGAGACCACAAACTGAAGACTGACATAAGAGACAAGGGAGAAGAAAGAAAtaaaatacaaagagtgaagaaagaACGATattaaaggaagaaaaaaaagataCATTGAGATAATACATCGAGAAGAATGAAAGAAGACAAAAAGTGATTGAAGATTGGCAACAAGAAAATGGAGATtaaagaaagaagaaaataaaagtGGAGAGATAGAAAATACTGAACGGGGAAATAACAAATAACAAAAAACAGGAAAaagagaaaccctagccgcctccgggTCGCTCCCGAGGCGACCCCGGGGcgaccgcgccgccaccaccaaacCCCGCCCTCCCCGCGTCCCTCTACCCCCGCTGCCGCCGGAGGAGGCCGTCCCacagcggacggcggcggcgggaggcctccctcctccctcaaatCCAAAATCCACTCGAAAAATCCTCCCCAAGGTCTCGATCCATCCATGCCGCGTCCCGTCGGCGTCCTCGGCGCTCCGGCGTGCTGCTCCTCGACGACACACTGCCGGTGCCGTCCTCGCGCAGGTGGACGCGCGCGGCCTGACCCCTCCGCTCGCCAAGGCGTCGACGACGCCGCCGAGTGGCCTCTGCCCCCGCCTCCCGTCCGTCAAGCTGCTGGGCGAGCACGCCTCCTCCCCGCCTCGACCCCATGGGGACGCGGCTTGGCCCGCTGGACCTTGCGCCAGCCGGCGGCTCCCCGCCCCTTCTGCTGCTGCTCTCTGCCGCCGCCCTCTGTGCTCGGCCAGGGCCCTTCTCGGGCGTTTTCCGGCCCCGAGCCCTCGCCCATGGCTGTCCGGCCGTCGATCCCGGCGCGCGCGGCGTGGCTCGGCTAGGCCCATGGCGCCCCTTGGCCCTCTGCAGTTCGGCCACCCCGGTGGCTCGTGTCCACTCCCTGGCCGCGGTTCTTTCTGAGTGGGGGAGGTTGGCCCGCCCCGATGTTGTGGTGCAGGTGCATATCCGAGCGAAAGCCTGCGTACGACGATGCCGCGGGCGTCGTGCTCCTCAGTGGAGGCGTCCTGTTGGCTCTGTGCTCCTCCCGTACACGCTTGGGGCGGCGTCTGCCTCTTGCTTCCCGCTAGCTGCCGGCTAGCTTTCCTGTGGGATCAGGTTGTTGTCATGGTGGCTCCGACAGAGCCGCCTAGATGTTCCGGGGTGGCCTTGGCATGTGTCtcccttcgaccacggggtcggcacaccggtgtcgtcgccccagtctcggctatccgacgccctttGACTGTGCTTGGTCTCGGCAGCACCTTGCCCTTCGGCTTCTCCggcggcacaccggtgtcgtcgcacggtctcggctatccgacgccttTCGACCGTGCCGGGACGCTTCTTGGTGTGCTTCTGTAGGTGTCCAAGTATTCCACTACTTGCTCCCTTGGTCTGCCTGCTCGCGGTGTAGTTCTCACCGGAGATCCTCGTCTGGCGGTTGGCTTGAGGTCCTCGAGATGGCCCCTAGTTGTGGCTTTGGTCGGTTCGTGCTAGTGGCATGATTTGTTTCTGCGTCGCCCTTCGACCATGgggtcggcacaccggtgtcgtcgccccagtctcggctatccgacgcccttcgactgAGCTTTGGTCTCGGTTTCTGCAGGTCCTTCGTTATTGCCCGTCGCTCGCCATGCCAAGTCGTAGGGGTCTTCCTTTGAGGTGCTGACCTCCCGGGGGTTTCGGTTGGCTTCGAATGATATCCTTCCCTTCCCTTTGTGTTCCCTTTTTCtagtttttgttttttctgttttttctgttGTACTCTTCTTTCCTGTATCCCATGTATTTCCCTCAAGCTGTTTGTAAGAACATGGGCCTTCAAGACAACTTTCGTGGAATGCAACAAGCGGTGGGGATTTTCCCCCCGTAAACCTCGaaaaaaaaatgacaaaaaaTCTAATAAACAACTAACCACATTCTAGCGTACCGGGAGGTCATGCTCGTCGACCGAGCGCTACGGATCTAATGTGGCCTGGCGAATAGTGTCTCACGTCCCCCTTTGGGGAGTTGCGTTGTTGTTCCCCATTTCAGCTTTTGGCATCTTCTCATCCTCTTTGCAGTTCAATATGGTTCTCAGCGATTACTTGTCGGATGCATCCTCGCGGCGGCTGCACCTCGCGGCGACGGCTCCATCCTTGCAGCGGTggctccattcccaagtcgttgaCTCCTTCCCTGCCTCGCCGGCTGCACCCCCGTGTCTCCAGCTACATCCAAGTGTCGTCTCTCTTACTACGTCCCAACATCTTTGGATACATCTTTCCTGCACGGTAATCATTGTTCTAACCTCTCGATCTAGCAGTATGAGTAGTTTTATGGTTCGTGCTAAGGTTCGGCTGATGATGAACGTGTGTTGGTCTGTCCGGgagattttccttttctttcttgtATGTGTTTTCAGATGTAACATAGAATGTTTTCCATCATTGTGTTAGATGGAAAAGTATGCCCTGACCCCTTTCATGTTGTAattattcatatataggatgctaTTTTCTTCCTAGATAAGGTTGTGTTTCCAATGACAGAAATATATGTAACTGAAATTTCAAATGTAATCAAAAATAGTGTAATTAATTCATCAGTGGGATAATATTATTTTCTACATAGGTTTTTGAACCGTGAAAATAGATGTAAATAAAATTCAAATGTAATCAAAAGAATTCAAAGGGTAGGGGGTTAAATGGATGGAGCAAGGTGAGACTAATTAAGGAGTGGAATGATTTTCTTGTAGTTACAGCAAGGGAGTTTTGATGTTATGTTTTACCTGCACAGTATATGTAATTCAGTTAAAGGATGGTATTTTTTTTTCTGCATACAAGGTTTGCATTTTTTTTTAAAACTACAACTACAATTTCTTGATGTAAACGAGATGTAACAAGGTGAGATTAAGAAGGGGCGGTATATTTTATAGTTACATCATGAGAGTATTAAAGGTTATGTTTATACGCCAGATATGTAGAAACACTTAAATTGCTCCCATATGTAAGTAATTCATCTCTATATAGGGTATTTTTTCTGCATATAGGACAACtttatgtccaagaaattcagggAGGGAAGAATGACTAGTATGGAATGAATGGGCAGCTTGTTCTTTTACTGTGCAACGGCTGCTCTTGTCCTGTTGGTACAAAACATGTTTCAGGTTCTGACAAGTTCTTGCTCGAACATGAAAACATCAAAACATTTATCCATTTGCATGTGTAAGGAAGCAAGTAATTAAGTTTTAGGTCGCTGAGCTGATACTTAAAAACACTTAAATTGCTGCAAATTTCAACACCAAAAGTGAAGACTACAATCGTTGATGCAAAATTTCAACGATAGTTGAGTTCGAGTTAAACTAAAAGAATATACGTTTTAGTGAAATTTAAACAAAACTTTTAGACCGTTGGTCAAATAAATTTGGTATTTACGGCATTGAAGAGATGaactttttttttgccaaaaccgAAATTGAGAACCCCTTAATTAAAATGTTGAATGATAGATATCAACATTCAGCGATTACCATGTACCATAACTGTATTTTATCATTCTCAATATGGCAAGCAAGGTAATTCGCAAAAACCAAACAGAGCAAGCAACTTGACCTGAAAAGATGAGTTAACAATTATTTAGTATACAAAGTTAACCAGTCATGCGAAGACCTAGTGTTGCTCTCTCAAAGCCACACTAGCCACAAAACCGcaagggcatgtacaatagtaaTATGTTAGTCGTTGATAACACCTACAACCTAAGATTTCAGATGAGTTGGAGgaaagagggagaggagagagaatgggcttGTATGTAATTTTGCAGGCAGTTGAATTGCATGAATCCTATCTTCCCGTTTTTGGCGCAAGTGTCAGTAATGGTAGCCATTTTCCCTTCCTACTCTTGGTGTACTCAGGTGGCGATTCTGTTGAGGTGCTTATATTACAAGAAAAGAATGGCCTATTGTAGAGGATGTGCGTCATGTGAAAAAACGGCATCGAGTAGTTGACGTCGACCAAATGGTTCTGATATAGTTAAACTTCCTACGTATGGTCCATATTTGGCTGAAGTTTTCGACAAGGTTCACATTCACCGATTAGAGCCGTGTTATTTTCTTGTGTGGTCTATTTTTGAACCCTTTAATTTTTTTTAAGGGTTTTTTGAACCTTTAAATGTATATACAGGGCTAGCAAACCGCAAAGGTGCTGGTAGTTCTGGCCCGGTCCACGAAGACCTCTGGGCCTTCTTTATATAACATCAATGCTTTCCGCTGACGCTTATGGCCGAGAAGGGAGTATTGTATCCTTCGGCAATTCGGCATTCTCTAGGATTATTACTTGCTTCCCTCGCAGTGCAAAGCCATCACATCACATATTACAGCGGGAGATGCCTTGCTTAAACACGCACGCCCACCTCGCTGATATACCAAACCCAAGCCCCCCGATCAGGTGTAACGTCCGATTCCCCGGGAGGAGCAGTGGCCGTTAAAATCCAGCCCCGGCGTGCCCATGCAGAACAACAAGCCAAGCATATTCAGTAATCTATCTCGCCGGCGATCACAGCTAAGCTAAGGGAGCTATCTGCTGCGGCCATGGCGATCGGGGGTATCATCGGGAGCCACCAACGGCACTCCGTGGTGGCCTCGCGCGTGGCCATGTTCGCGCACCTGCTCTTCCTTGTCACCGCCGTCCTCATGCTCGTCTGGCTCCTGCGCTTccgcggcggcatcaacatacaGTCCGAAGACCCAGACCAGATCTTCAACGTACGTATATATAGACTGATGAATatgcgtagttcccttccttgatCTCTCTGCTCTTGTTTTTACCAGAATAGATTATGGTTCTATGATCACATTTGCATACGTTCATGCCAGTAATTTAGCTTACATAACTGTCCCTTTTTGCGCTCATGATGCTGAATTCTACTCTGTGTAAATGCAGGTTCATCCCTTCGTGATGTCCTGGGGTTTCATTCTTCTTATTGGAGAAGGTACGTCCAATGCACACTACCCTGAATTATCACCATCTTACCAAATACCAACTCCCAAACACTGTAAGCTTTTGCTTTTAGGGGGAATCTTAGATAAGGTTTAGTGGACATATGTTAGTGTATATTTTAGCAAAACATCACAACAGAACCATTAATTGCCAGAAGCACCTGAAGATATAGTAGTAGTTGCTGTTTTTGAAGAAACAATAGTAGCAGTTacttctgctgctgctgttgaCATGGACATAATTCGCTACTTTTGGCGATAAGGAGAAGTTGTCAGTGTGTCACCACGCTACATTTTGGACCCAGATTGGTACATAGTAGGGAGCTTTGTAGATGTTTGGTGGCTGCAAAAGCACTGGACCAGCCTCATTCTGAAGTGCCAATCAATGTGTTGGGTGGGCATCCATAGCAAAGGTCGCCTCGGATGTTGCAGATAATGACCAGCGTGGATTGCTACGTTTTCCTGCCAAGTTTTCAGCCTGTGAGGTGTAAATGATTCATTTTTAACTTGAAAATTACAGTGGGACGTATGATTGATTTATGAAATTAAAGTGCGATTCAGATAGCATTATAAGAACCTATGAAATCGATATGTAAACTTTGACATTTTGCAGCCATACTGGTGTACACGACGGTCCCGATGAACCACCGGGCGCAGAAGATGGTGCACATGCTGGTCCACATGGTGGCCTTCATCCTGGGCGTCTTCGGCGTCTACGCGGCGTTCAAGTTCCACAACGCGGCCGTGGCGCCGGACCTAGTCAGCCTccactcctggatcggcatcggcgCCATCTCCCTCTTCGCCCTGCAGTGGCTCATCGGCTTCGCCGTCTTCTGGATGCCCGGAACGCACGAGCACACCCGCGCCGCCGCGGCGCCCTTGCACGTCGCCGGAGGTCTGGCCGTCTTCCTCCTGGCCGTCTGCGCCGCGCAGACGGGGCTCGTCCAGAAGGGCGCCAGCGCCACGCCCGGCGGCACCGAGGCCAACCTCATCAACGTCACcggcgtcttcatcctcttctacGGGGCCACCGTCGCGGCCACCGTCGTGCTGCGCATGGCCACGCGGCACGTCTAGGCAGCTCTCGGTCGATCCGTCACCGGCGTCTGTACATTTGTAATTTGTTTGATTGGTTGGGCTCGTTTCACCATTTGTACGAGGCTCATGTAAAGCGAGTTTGGGTAGTTTTGCGTCGTGTGTATACATTGTGTGTCTTCGGCCATTTCTCCAATATTTCCAAGGGATTTGCTAGATAACAGTGGACTAATAATCTCGTGTCAAGAGGCGGTGTGATTCCAAGTTTCCAACACACAACCTCTTGTTGGAAGTCTTGCGTGTGCGACCAACAAACCAGCAGTTTTCGTGTGCTCTCTTTTTGGTCGACGAAACGTACAGGCTGTAGGCTCGAAGCTATCTTGCATTTTTTTCTTCGTTTTTCGTGTAactttttcattttgttttcctGATTTTCATTTTCCTCGTTTTCATTTCTATTATTCTTTCTCCTTGTTTATTTTTTCTCAAGAAATATGCAGCTAGCACATTATTTTGCTTTACATATgttctttgatttttttgaatattcTTGATTACAAACCATCTCTCGTGGCACTTCTTTGAAAGTGATATGAGTTtgtcaagaaatgtgcaactacccCTATCGTTGCACTGCTTTTTTTTTGTCTCGTATATTTTATTTTTGATTTCTTTtgcattatttatttattttcaaacCACTCGCACTTTTCAATCGTAAGTGAATTATGATTTtgtcaagaaatgtgcaactacccCTATCTTTGAAAATGTAACAAGTATTAtgtatgagttgcacttttctcaaacAAAATGCAACAAGCACATGTTTATTTTTATATATCTTCTTGTCACATTCTTGAATTCAAAGCACTTGTGCTTTTCCCATCAAAAAGTTGCACGCttctcaagaaatgtgcaacaTCGAATATTTTTAATATATTAAAAATACCAGACGCAAGTCAAGCTAGGCAGAATTAGGAAGCATCAGCCCGGAATGACCCCAAGACTTATTTGCAGGAATCATAGCCAGCCAATAGAATTACTCTATGAATATAGCAGCGGTGACGCCATGGATCAAGGAAGAAGGTTTTGTCTTATCCCAGCAGCAATGATTATAAATTTCTTCTCCTGATGTGAATACACAAACCCCTATAGGTCATGGTTAtatcaagaaatgtgcaactagcaaCATTTTGATGGATAATTTCATACCATGACACTCAAGTTGACTATAATTATTCTTTTGTTAACACTACAAACTATGGAAATTCAACTTTGGCGATGAAAGAGAGAGATGGGACATGACCCTCTCTAGCCTCCACATACCTCCAATCTCATAGTGATATGGAGGTGAAAATTCCTCCCCATGGGGGTTAGGTTCAATGCAAACCTCTTACTTATCTAGACATGCCCCAAATGTTATTGCAGGTCAAGTGTATTTTATATTTAGCAAGCCTTGAACAACTCAAAGTCTAAGACATTTTCTCTCAACGGTAATAAATTCAAAGTGTATGTATCCCTATGGATCAAATAATTGTCACATCAACAAACTTTATTGAGGTCATTTAAATACAAAATCATAACCACCTTCGCCTAAGATATGGTCCATACTATGTCGTTTGTGGCTATGTGTATCGATGGTGAATTGCATCGCatgtgactttgattgatgaataTATTTAGGTACTACAAATTCCTCATTGTCATATAAAAAAGTAGGCAAGTATGATCATTTATCTATGTTAACGATGAGAGGTGTGTGTGTGGAGGGAGGGGGCAAGGGCCCTCCCTTGCCTCAACATCACTGGCGGAGCTATGTTAGAGACAAACTAGGCCATGGCCTGCCCAAgatttttctgaaaaaaaaaactataagccTAAAAGATTAGGGGCGAGTCGTGGAGAAAGAGCGACCCAATAGATAGTAGCGCTGCCAGTGCCATGGTGGGAAGGGACTCGCCATAAGCACACCGCAGGTCACCAGCCGGTAGTCCCCAACCAGGCAACATTGCGCTAGCAGCAGCAGCCACCGaattgaccccccccccccctactcATCTCTAATCGCCATGTCCTGGTAGTTTTCTTTCTTTCCCCAATTTCTTAGTTAGAAATTTGATAGAGGTATATGTTTTTCTGTTCATTTTTTAGCCAATGAGAATAATATAGTAGTGACTATTCTAGTAGATGGTATGATTTTGAATTAAAGAAATCTCATTTAGCCTAGCATGCCCATCGTTTATTTTGAAGCTCCCCCACTGCTCAACATAGGTTAATGGGTGCAGAAAACTTAAGAGTAAACATAGTAGACATTACAAAGGAGAGCAGATGGATAGATGACACCACACACTCACATCATTGGATTTCAGAAGAGGGACCCTTTATTAACGGTTACATAGAGATATGGAACTAAATTCACCAGCTTAATCAATGTATTTTGGTCAATGTCTATAAAAGAGGTTGTGGCAGTGCCGTATTACGGAGAGTAGAGCTTTTCTTGATGCCATGCACCTCGTAGAGTCGCCGGTCCCTTCCGCGAGTGCGCGGTGGGATATTGTCTAAATTATTTTTGTATTTCTTTAATGAAACATATTTCAGGTTCTGCACGTGGTCGGAAACCATATGTAGAGATTATTTATTCATCACTACCTATATTGTTAAGCTTTAAAGGACATAGGCATTTATCATTACCTAAATACACCAACAATTACTGTTATTTAAGAAAACAGCGTGTGAGCATGGGTGCAAAGGAATTTAAGAAGCTTAGTCTGTGAATATTTCCTACAATATGTGGTTGGATAGTTACAAGGGTAGTGGTACCTCAACTCACTTAGGGTTAGACCACAGGCTCGGCGCTTTGATGTGTCATAGAAGGCGGAATATTTTTTCAGTTAGAGGCGAAGTTCTCGTCGACAACGAGGCGTCCGTCCGACTTCGTCGATCTCGAGGTGTGTGTTTGTACGTATTTTTGAGCATTTGTACTGTGTTTTAAAAAATTGTGCCAAATAACTTCAACGCTAAAGATATCTAATCAGGAAGAAAATCTTATACGACTTGGGTTGTATAGCTAAGGTCGCTGGACCAACTTCCGCGCATGGCACGTGGCTGACCGAATCTCAAAGCAGCTTAGAACGCTGAAGGTAGAACGCAGAAGCTTAACAAAATCTGAACCGCGTCGCGGAATCATCAGCGCCCCGGCAGCCCAAATCCGGTGATGCAAAAACCAGCGCTCAACCCAGCTGCTCTTCCCCGCCGTCCACGGGCCGGTGGACCGAGCACCTTCCTCAATGCCCGGGATCGCGCCACCGCCGATGTACTAGCAACCGTCCTCGCCGCACCCACTCGTTGCATCACTAGCAGGGCGGCCACCCTCGACGGGCTAGCGGACCGCTCTCATGTGCCTTGCTcttgtgcggtgacccagcataccactgcatgttgtagtatacaagtcgttgatatgatctttgtgaagggacttcttcacaattgccatatccctcagagtggtacaacagaaacattgcaggtcataatactccaaatattattacaaacattgtcttaacaagttggcattctcacaggtcctatgagaacaccctaagatactacttaagtatgaTTACAACTTACATccatatataaaagagagctcatcaacttatttaggtaagttctacgctgctcggctctacgatactagggtatatcactactcctccgcctccgtctcgtcaggtccgtagactatcccatagtctactccttcaactcctccggtaagatcaggttcctcgtagaccagctcatagcttccttctggtgctccatcggcgatggcctccacttccggatcacagtctagcaagggtgtcaaaagaaagtgagtacagaggtactcagcaagttcaaaagagtaaaaagtgtttgatgcactagctacgaccattgatcaggaaatcgcaggtcaaagcatgttttgtaaacatttcttcaaaaggttgcttttattatgaaaactatgcccgtcagtcttcacaggttgaccgtaacttcgtggagttcctttcctcgccgcgttcgcagcttcccttcccggaacaaggagtgacagccacaatttgatacactctgcagaggtgcgttacttttcccataagagatcccatcctttttgccatctgcagggacttgcccccgttcacatttcct contains:
- the LOC124699276 gene encoding probable ascorbate-specific transmembrane electron transporter 2 encodes the protein MAIGGIIGSHQRHSVVASRVAMFAHLLFLVTAVLMLVWLLRFRGGINIQSEDPDQIFNVHPFVMSWGFILLIGEAILVYTTVPMNHRAQKMVHMLVHMVAFILGVFGVYAAFKFHNAAVAPDLVSLHSWIGIGAISLFALQWLIGFAVFWMPGTHEHTRAAAAPLHVAGGLAVFLLAVCAAQTGLVQKGASATPGGTEANLINVTGVFILFYGATVAATVVLRMATRHV